One Phoenix dactylifera cultivar Barhee BC4 unplaced genomic scaffold, palm_55x_up_171113_PBpolish2nd_filt_p 001489F, whole genome shotgun sequence DNA segment encodes these proteins:
- the LOC120108689 gene encoding uncharacterized protein LOC120108689 — translation MTVTRSSNQGDLQCDPEIERTLCRLRREARRNSEVNDLALDSLFASNSDLEEEEVMAENRTLKELAAPDLNQQPLCITFPTLDATTFELKSGLIHLLPTFHGLAGEDPHKHLKEFHVVCTSMKPTGVTEEQIKLRAFPFSLKDSAKDWLYYLPSGSITIWNEMKRLFLEKYFPASRAANIRKEICGVRQQNGESLHEYWERFKKLCASCPHHQISEQLLIQYFYEGLLPTERSMIDAASGGALVDKTPETARNLIANMAANSQQFGTRLDPPSKHVNEVNISSLEQQIASLTSLVRQMAVGNMQTEKACGICSVVGHPTDMCPTLQEEPTEQVNAAGGFPGQPQRKYDPYSSTYNQGWRDHPNLSYRNPQVNQPATQNRPNFQQYQQPYPPRQQPGQTSNSGMSLEDIVKTLATNTLQFQQETKQFQHEARASIQSLDNQMGQMATAISRLEAQSSGKLPSQTVVNPRENASAIVLRSGKEVEIPTKATPASSKQEKEKNIVADRNVSNDDDVPKHKFPPLSAYKPVSPFPQALAESRKDEQNKDLYETFRRCEVNIPLLDAIKQVPRYAKFLKELCTIKRKQKLKGCETVRVGENISAVIQRKLPAKCKDPGMFTIPCMIGNTRFEKAMIDLGASINVMSYSIYASLKPGPLNKTGVVIQLADRSNAYPKGVVEDVLVQVNDLVFPADFYVLDMENGDQTAPILLGRPFLKTSKTKIDVHSGTLTMEFDGEIIKFNIYDAMKYPGDDNPVYSIDVIDSLAQEVFELDGKDGLEVAISKHLETENEELVLSTDLQEIVAALNNFPKLQQSGNVSYIALPVSNGRPLPSVLQAPIPDLKPLPSHLKYVFLGDRGTLPVIISNKLSALQEEKLVQILKEHQTAIGWTIADIKGISPTTCMHRILLEEGAKPSRQPQRRLNPPIMDVVKKEILKLLEVGVIYPISDSNWVSPVQVVPKKTGITVVKNQNDELVPTRYFQIAIAPEDQEKTTFTCPFGTFAYRRMPFGLCIVLGHVVSSRGIEVDRAKVDIIQSLPSPTCVREVRSFLGHAGFYRRFIKDFSKVALPLCKLLQKNMAFEFDEACKNAFDKLKELLTSAPVIQPPNWNIPFEIMCDASDYAVGAVLGQRIGKVSHAIYYVSGTLNDAQRNYSTTEKELLAKEAKPRLIRWILLLSEFDLEIKDKRGTENRVADHLSRLVHMEDEISLQETFPDEQLFSTSVTLPWYANLVNYLVTNMLPSGLSKAQRDKIKSDAKYYVWDDPYLWKHCADQVIRRFGIPCALISDRGTHFCNRTVEALLRKYHVTHKVSTAYHPQTSGQAEVSNREIKSILEKMVNPSRKDWSLRLDDALWAYRTAYKTPIVEIQSLATSKVFKVNGHKLKPFFEGSQVENVAELDLEDPIYTN, via the exons ATGACTGTAACTCGCTCTTCTAATCAAGGTGATTTGCAGTGTGATCCAGAAATAGAGAGAACTTTGTGCAGGTTAAGGAGGGAAGCTCGAAGAAATTCTGAAGTGAACGATCTAGCTCTTGATTCCCTATTTGCTAGCAATtctgatttagaagaagaggaagtcatggctgaaaatcgaactttgaaagagcttgctgcccctgatttgaatcaacaaccattatgcataacattccctactctagatgctactacttttgaattaaaatctggactaatacatctcttgcccactttccatggccttgcaggtgaagatcctcacaaGCATCTAAAGGAGTTTCATGTGGTATGCACGAGTATGAAACCCACGGGGGTGACCGAAGAGCAAATTAAATTAAGAGCCTTTCCGTTTTCTTTGAAGGATTCGGCTAAGGATTGGCTCTATTATCTACCATCTGGAAGTATTACCATATGGAACGAGATGAAGAGATTATTTTTAGAGAAATATTTTCCAGCTTCAAGGGCGGCCAACATTCGAAAAGAAATTTGTGGTGTAAGGCAGCAAAACGGAGAGTCCCTACACGAATACTGGGAACGTTTCAAGAAATTATGTGCAAGCTGCCCCCATCATCAAATTAGTGAGCAGCTACTTATCCAGTATTTTTATGAGGGCCTTCTACCCACTGAAAGGAGCATGATTGATGCTGCTAGTGGAGGAGCTTTGGTGGATAAAACTCCAGAAACCGCGAGAAACTTGATTGCAAATATGGCAGCCAATTCTCAACAATTTGGCACTAGGCTTGACCCTCCATCTAAGCATGTTAATGAGGTAAATATTTCTTCCCTTGAACAGCAAATTGCGAGTCTAACTTCTCTTGTTCGTCAAATGGCTGTAGGTAATATGCAAACAGAAAAGGCTTGTGGGATTTGTTCGGTAGTAGGACATCCAACTGATATGTGCCCAACTCTTCAAGAGGAGCCCACTGAGCAAGTGAATGCGGCGGGTGGTTTTCCTGGACAACCTCAAAGGAAGTATGATCCCTATTCGAGCACATATAACCAGGGATGGAGGGATCACCCCAATCTTAGTTATAGGAATCCACAAGTAAATCAGCCCGCGACTCAAAACCGCCCAAATTTTCAGCAATATCAGCAGCCGTATCCTCCGAGACAACAACCGGGCCAAACTTCTAATTCTGGTATGTCTTTAGAAGATATTGTTAAGACTCTTGCCACTAATACTTTGCAATTTCAACAGGAGACAAAACAATTTCAGCATGAGGCGAGGGCCAGTATTCAAAGTTTAGACAATCAAATGGGCCAGATGGCAACCGCAATTAGTCGGCTAGAGGCACAAAGTTCGGGAAAATTACCCTCTCAAACAGTAGTAAATCCAAGAGAAAATGCAAGTGCAATCGTTTTGAGAAGTGGTAAGGAGGTTGAGATTCCAACAAAGGCAACCCCTGCATCGTCgaaacaagaaaaggagaaaaatatcgTTGCAGACAGGAACGTTtccaatgatgatgatgtacCTAAGCATAAGTTTCCGCCTCTTTCGGCTTATAAACCAGTATCTCCTTTTCCTCAAGCTTTAGCAGAATCTAGAAAAGATGAGCAAAATAAAGATTTATATGAGACTTTTCGTAGATGCGAGGTAAATATTCCACTTTTAGATGCTATTAAACAAGTACCTCGTTATGCTAAATTTCTGAAAGAACTGTGTACAATTAAGCGGAAACAGAAACTTAAAGGATGTGAGACGGTAAGAGTTGGAGAGAATATTTCTGCAGTTATTCAAAGAAAACTTCCTGCAAAGTGCAAAGATCCAGGTATGTTTACTATCCCTTGTATGATAGGTAATACTAGATTTGAGAAAGCCATGATAGATTTAGGAGCTTCTatcaatgtcatgtcatattctatatatgcttctttgaaacctggacctttgaataaaactggtgttgtgattcaattggctgatagatCTAATGCCTATCCTAAGGGTGTAGTTGAGGATGTTCTTGTGCAAGTCAATGATTTGGTTTTTCCTGCTGATTTCTATGTGCTTGATATGGAGAATGGTGATCAAACTGCTCCTATTTTGTTAGGAAGACCATTCTTAAAGACATCCAAGACTAAGATAGATGTTCATAGTGGCACACTTACCATGGAATTTGATGGTGAAATTATTAAGTTTAATATTTATGATGCCATGAAATATCCTGGTGATGATAATCCTGTTTATTCTATTGATGTGATTGATTCTTTAGCACaggaagtttttgaacttgatGGAAAAGATGGATTGGAAGTTGCTATTAGTAAGCATCTTGAGACAGAGAATGAGGAGTTAGTCTTGAGTACTGATTTGCAGGAAATTGTTGCAGCATTGAATAATTTTCCAAAGTTACAGCAGTCAGGTAACGTTTCTTATATTGCATTACCAGTTTCTAACGGAAGGCCTTTACCCTCTGTTTTGCAGGCCCCTATTCCAGATTTGAAGCCTCTCCCCAGTCACCTTAAGTACGTGTTCCTTGGAGATAGAGGAACATTACCAGTGATCATCTCCAATAAACTTAGTGCACTGCAAGAAGAAAAGCTTGTGCAGATCCTTAAGGAGCATCAAACGGCTATTGGTTGGACAATTGCAGATATTAAAGGAATTAGCCCGACTACATGCATGCATCGTATCTTACTTGAAGAGGGAGCAAAACCTTCCCGTCAACCGCAAAGAAGATTGAACCCACCCATAATGGATGTAGTGAAGAAGGAGATCCTCAAACTTCTTGAAGTTGGAGTGATTTATCCTATTTCGGATAGCAATTGGGTTAGCCCGGTTCAAGTGGTTCCTAAAAAGACTGGAATAACGGTTGTGAAAAATCAGAATGATGAGTTAGTTCCTACCC gCTATTTTCAGATTGCAATTGCTCCGGAGGATCAAGAAAAGACGACTTTTACATGCCCATTTGGGACTTTTGCATATCGTCGCATGCCCTTTGGTCTTT GTATAGTTTTGGGTCATGTTGTTTCATCTAGGGGAATTGAGGTAGATAGAGCTAAAGTTGACATTATTCAATCTTTACCTTCTCCCACTTGTGTGCGGGAAGTTCGTTCTTTTCTTGGACATGCAGGTTTTtaccgaagattcatcaaggacttcTCCAAAGTAGCATTACCCTTATGCAAGTTGCTACAAAAGAATATGGCCTTTGAGTTCGATGAGGCGTGTAAAAATGCGTTTGATAAGCTGAAGGAACTTTTGACCTCTGCCCCAGTTATCCAGCCCCCTAATTGGAACATTCCTTTCGAGATAATGTGCGACGCAAGTGATTATGCAGTAGGCGCTGTTTTGGGTCAAAGAATTGGAAAAGTGTCTCATGCCATTTATTATGTTTCAGGAACTTTGAATGATGCCCAGAGAAATTACTCTACTACTGAAAAAGAACTTTTAGCT aaagaggCAAAACCAAGATTAATAAGATGGATACTTCTATTAAGTGAATTTGACTTGGAGATCAAAGACAAAAGAGGGACAGAAAATCGTGTCGCAGATCATTTGAGTCGTTTAGTTCATATGGAAGATGAAATTAGTCTGCAGGAAACATTCCCTGATGAGCAATTGTTCTCCACAAGTGTGACATTACCTTGGTATGCAAATCTTGTAAATTATTTGGTTACTAATATGTTACCTTCTGGTTTGTCTAAGGCTCAAAGAGATAAGATCAAGAGTGATGCCAAATACTATGTGTGGGATGACCCATACTTATGGAAGCattgtgcagatcaagtgataagaag